The Anaerolineae bacterium genome includes the window CTGGATCCACCCGAACCCCGGAAATGGTTAGGGTGCGGGAAGAGAAAGAAATCTCAAAATCTTCGGGTTTCATCCCGGCCACTTCCACCTTCACCACAACGTGGGAATCGGTCTCATACACATCAGTAGGTGGCTTCCAGACCCTTCGGGCGCGGGGTAAAGGGGTTATTGCCCCTTCAAAAAATTCCACCCGCCACCCGTAAATGCCATCCATCCAGTCTTTATCCTTTGCCATCTTAATTCCCCCATCTATGGTTTCCATTTTGATTTTACCATACAAGCTATCAAGTTACAAGCATTTTGAAGCCGTCCGAACTCCTGCTCGGGAGATCTTCCACTTCCGTAAGCTCAGAGCCAACATGGTTCCAGGACTCTTTCGCGAGCGGGTCGCAAACCGCATTTTGCTCGTGCAGGCCTTAAACTCTTACGCAGATGAATCCTGCTGAGGGGCGGAGGCTATGGATGTTAGCGGGGATTGAGGCTCAGCTCAACGCACTTTACATATCGAGGGGCTCGCTGCTTTCCCCAGGGAATATCTTTAAAAGCCTTGCTGCATTTTCCCCCAGGATCCGTTCAAGACCTCGCTGGGATAGGCCTGAATTTTTCACCTGTTCTACAAATGGGCCTGGTCTTACCAGGGGAAAATCAGTGCCAAAGAGGATTTTGTAGCGCAGAAGTTCCCCTACTATGGGGAATATCTGGATGTCATAGAGGAAAGGCGTGGCAGCGGTATCGTAGTAAACGCGGCTCAACCTTTCCCTCACTTTGGGCATGAGTTCATAGAAGGGAAGACCACCACCCCAGTGGCTGCAGACGAGGGTCAGCTCCGGGTGGTGCTGGATAAAGTTATAGACGATCCCAGGGCTTATGGTGCCCTTGCCCCGGTAGTTGTGGCCCACAGGCTCGCTGGTGTGGACCATCAAGGGAACATCGTAGGCCACGGCCGCCGCTACTATGGGCGTCATTATATCCTCATCATCCAGAGCATAGCCCTGACCATTGGGCATAAGCTCTCCTATTCCTCTCATCCCGCCCTCTATGCAACGCTCTATCTCGCGCACCGCTTCATTCCCAGCCCTCGGCTGGACAGCAACAAAGCCATAGATCCGGCCTGGATAACGCTTCATAACATCCAGAACATAGTCATTGCAACAGCGGCACAAACCCATATCGGACCAGGCAAAGGAAAAAGCCACCGCTGCATCTATCCCATCCTCATCCATCACTTGGATAAGTTCTTCCGCTGTAATCATCCTGGCCCTTGGGCTGGAATAAAGCACCTCAAACCACCGATCTCTCCGGAAGAACTTTTCCCGGTTTTTAATCACCTCAGGAGGGAAAATATGGACGTGGAAGTCAATTATCCTCACGGCAACCTCCTCACAGAGGTGGCCTCCTCAAATGCCAGGAATTAGCCTGCTCATAAGCGTAAGCAACTTTCAGGATTATCTCCTCGCCGAAGGCGGGCCCCATTATCTGGAAGCCGACGGGCAAACCCCCGGAGAAGCCGCAGGGAATGGATATAGCGCATATCCCCGCCAGGTTAACAGGGATAGTGAAAACGTCGGAAAGATACATTTTGAGGGGATCCTCCACCTTTTCCCCGAGCTTGAAAGCCACCGTAGGGGAGGTTGGAGCTACGATCACATCAACTTTCTCAAAGGCTTCGTCAAAATCCTTTTTGATAAGGGTGCGGACTTTCTGGGCCTTGAGGTAATAAGCATCGTAGTATCCGGCCGAAAGGGCATAGGTTCCCAGCATTATACGCCTTTTGACTTCCGGCCCGAAGCCGTTGCCCCTGGTTAAGCGATATTCATCCCAAAGATCAGAAGCGGGCAAATGAAGCCCGTATTTAACCCCATCGTAACGGGCCAGGTTGGCCGACGCTTCCGCCGGAGCAATGAGGTAGTAAGCGGGAAGGGCATATTCAGTATGAGGCAAACTTATTTCCACCACTTCTGCCCCGAGCTCTTCCAGGCATTCTATGGCTTCGCGTATAGCTCTTTCAACTCCCTCCTCCATCCCTTCAATGAAATATTCCTTCGGCACCCCCACTCTGACCCCCTTTATTTCGGGGATGAGGGCTTTAAAGTAATCAGGGACGGGAATATCAACAGAAGTTGAATCCTTCGGATCGTGGCCAGCTATGATGGAAAGCATCAGGGCTGCATCCGTAACGTCCTTAACTATAGGGCCGATCTGGTCCAGAGAGGAAGCATAGGCTATAAGGCCGAAACGGCTGACCCGTCCATAGGATGGCTTAAGGCCTGTCACTCCACAGAAAGCAGCGGGCTGGCGAACACTCCCTCCAGTATCGGTGCCCAAGGAGCCAAAGCATTCCCCTGCCGCTACTGCAGCAGCGCTCCCTCCACTTGACCCCCCAGGAACCCTCTCCAGATCCCATGGATTGCGGGTGGGGAAAAAGCCTGAGTTTTCCGTTGAAGAGCCCATTGCAAACTCGTCCAAGTTTGTCTTACCCACTATGACTGCTCCCGCCTCCTTCAGCCTGACTACAACTGTGGCATCGTAAGGGGGAACGAAATTTTCCAGGATGCGTGAGCCACAGGTGGTACGAATCCCTTCAGTGCATATTATGTCCTTTATGGAAATGGGAACCCCAAGGAGAGGGCTGAAATCTTCCCCAGCCCGACGGTAACGCTGGATTTTCTCATCGGCGAGGCGAGCCTGCTCCAGAGCCTGTTCCGGAGTTAAAGTTATGTAAGCTTTGACGAGGTTTTCCACCCCCTCAATCCGCCGGAGGACTGCCTCCGTGAGCTCAAAGGAAGTTACCTGTCCTTCTTTAAGGAGTTTGTGCGCCTGATGGATGGTCAAATGATGGAGGTCCATCGCTGGGCCCTTTATTCCAAGACTGCCCTGACTTTTACATAGCCCTCAGCCTTTTGAGGGGCATTAGCCAGGATTTTATCCCTTTCAAAAGAATGGCCTGGAATATCCTCGCGCATCACATTGCGTAGAGGGAGAACCGTAGCCGTGGGCGGTATAGCTGAAGTATCCACTTCCTGAAGCCTGGCAAAGTATTCCAGGATAGCCGAAAGCTGCCGCTGCATTCTTTCTTTTTCTTCTTCAGTTAGATAAAGTTTTGCTAATTCGGCTATGTGCTCCACTTCTTCCTTGGTTATGGCCATACATTATCCCCCCAGCATACCCTTTATGATGATATCAACTGCCTCTTCTTCCGAAAGGCCGCGGGCCATCAGAGTCTCAAGCCCCTTTTTATCTACAGTTCCTATAGCTGCCTCATGGGTTACGTGAGCGGTAGGATCTCTCACCAAAACAATCGGAATAGCGTTGGCGATGGCTTCATCTCGCACGATCTCTATGCAATCCAGGTGCCCACGGGTGAAGGGGGCATTGCCCTCGGTGATGCCGTGAACTTCGCTTCTGGCCTTTCCCCTTACCGCTATGCGGGCTTTCGTTAACCCCCTGGCTCTTTCCCCGTTAAGGCGTATGGTCTCTTTTATAATGATTGAATCTTCCCCATAACCGTAAGCTTTAGCCACCAGCTCTGCCACACCCTTTGGTCCCACATCCACTACATAGTTTAGCTCCAACTTGCCCACCCGCCCGGAGGTCAGGACAAATTCTGAAAAATAGCGGCCTTCTTCTTCCACGATAACCTTTGCTTGCGGCAGGACTACTGTCCCACCATGTTCGCCGTGGTAATGGCTCTCGCGATAATGCATCAATGCACCCTTGCTCACGCGGACTTCAGCATCCATAACGTGTCTGACATTCACAGCATTGGGAAAAGTGCAATGGGTGACGAAAGCTACCCACGCTCCTTCTCCTATTTCAAACTGGGAGTAAATCTCTTGCTCACCCTCCTTAGGCAAGAGTCCGAAACAAAGGTGCACCGGATATTCCAGACGAACCCCCGGCTCCACTTTTACCCTGGCCCTTACGCCCGAAGGAAGCTCTTCAGACTCCAGGCGGATTCCAGGGATTTCGTTGACCAGAAGGACTTTATTGCCACTTACCACAAGGCTGGCAATGCGAGGGGACCTGAAGACCTCCGGTTTACCCCCCGCCTTCTCATAAGCTTTCACTATGGCCTCAAAATCTGTAGATATCCTATAAGTAACGCTCATAGTCCCTGGAAGTCTCCACAGGTTCTACCAGTTCACAGGGCAGGCAGCGGCGAGCGTAGTGCTCCCGCACAACCTTTGGATCGCCAGTGCGGATTATTTCCCCACCGCATATAAGGGAAGCAACATCGGCTACGGGAACCATTTCATCCCTGTGAGTTATGAGGATGACCGTGATGCCCTCGCGAGCCATCCGGCGTATCAGGCGAGCAATGTCATCAAGGGAAAGAACGTCAATGCCCGAGTCAGGCTCGTCCAGAATAACCAGTTTCGGGTGCATGGCGTATACAGCGGCCAGCTCAACGCGCTTACGCTCCCCTCCCGAAAGGCTTTCATCCACAAATCGGTCCATGTATTCGGCGGGAGGAAGAGCTACCGCTTTCAGTGCCTCTTCAATGCGTGGGAGGGATGGTTCTCTCATCCCCAGCGCTATGTAATCTTTAACCTTTAAACCCTCAAAACGAGCTGGCTCCTGCCAGGCCAGGGTTATGCCGAGTCTCGCCCTCTCGGTGATGGAAAAGCCCGTAATGTCCTGCCCCTTAAAGAGAATTCTCCCCCGCGAGGGGTTGTATCCTCCGGAGCCGATAAGGGTGTAAGCTAAGGTCGATTTGCCAGAACCATTGCGACCCAAAAGGCAATGGATTGTGCCTTCTTCCACCACCAGATTAACCCCCCGCAGTATTTCCTTTCCTTCCCTTTCCAGCCACAACTCTTCAACTCTCAGGATTTCCCCCATAGTCCACACCTCTCTTTTAACTATAACCTATAACGGGTGCATAGTCAAATAAACTATGAGGCCGTTTGTATCAAAACTTCCCAGCTAAACCTACGGGCTCACTCATGAGCTCATCGTTGGACATGGCAACGCCATGCCTCTGGAATTTCCCAGAGAACCGAGCTTTCGTGGGCCGGGGTTTGGCCTGGATGTGTTCGCCGCCGGTTAAATTGCGACGGAAACGCTGGAATCTTCCAGAATTTCCAGCAGACCTTTCTCCCACCGGACAAGCTCTTCAAGGTAGCGCTCCCGAGGTCGCGGAATATCTATCGTAAAAGTGGCCTTAACTGTGCCAGGCCTCGGGGTTAAGACTACGATGCGGTCGGCAAGGGTGAGAGCCTCACGGATGCTGTGGGTCACGAAAAGGACGGTTTTGCCGTACTCCATCCATATGCGCTCTAACTCTCTCTGGAGCTGTCTCCTCGTTATCGCATCAACGGAAGCGAAAGGCTCATCCATCAACAGCAGCTCGGGGTCCACGGCGAGAGCACGTGCAAGAGCCACCCGCTGCTGCATTCCCCCTGAAAGTTCGTGAGGGTAAAAATTTTCAAATCCCGCAAGCCCAACCTTCTGGATGAGGCCACAGGAGATGCGCTTCCGCTCCTCCGGAGGAATGCCCGCCATCCTTAATCCGAATTCCACGTTCCCTTTAACCGTTAACCAGGGGAACAGCGTATACTCCTGGAAAATGATGACACGCTCTTTGCTCCACCCTTCAACTCTGCGTCCTTTGAAAAGCACTTCACCTTCAGAGGGTCTCTCCAAGCCTGCCACTATCTGCAGCAGGGTGGTTTTCCCGCATCCTGAAGGGCCGATTATGGCTATGAATTCCCCTTTTTCTACCTCAAAACTTACCCCTCTGAGAGCCTGAATCTCTCCATTGCTCGTTTTAAAGGCCTTACAGACCCCGTGCAGTTTCAAAAAACTCATAGGCTTCAAGCCCTTTTCTCCATTTCAATATCCTGCGTTCCAGAAGCCTCAGGAGGACGTCAAGGCCCAGTCCCAGAGTGCCCACAATCATCATTCCAAGCAGGATATCCTCAGTCCGAAAAAGATTGCGAGCCTCAATCATCATAAAGCCTATGCCGCCCCTCACGGCTACCATTTCGGCTGCGATTACGCACATCCAGGCCAGGCCCAAACCGATACGCATTTGCGCCAGGATAGCCGGTGCCAGGTAAGGCAGGACAATGTGAAAAATGGCTTGAGAAGGTGTGGCTCCCAGGGTAAGGCCGGCTTTAATCAGGCGTTTATCCACAGCTTTAGTTGCGGACAGAGTTCCAACGAGCATGGCGAAAACCGTGCCGATAAAGATTATGAAAACGGCGGGAGCATTGCCGATGCCAAACCAGAGGATAGCCAGGGGTATCCAGGCAGGCGGGGCCAGAGG containing:
- the gatC gene encoding Asp-tRNA(Asn)/Glu-tRNA(Gln) amidotransferase subunit GatC — encoded protein: MAITKEEVEHIAELAKLYLTEEEKERMQRQLSAILEYFARLQEVDTSAIPPTATVLPLRNVMREDIPGHSFERDKILANAPQKAEGYVKVRAVLE
- a CDS encoding SufD family Fe-S cluster assembly protein, whose protein sequence is MSVTYRISTDFEAIVKAYEKAGGKPEVFRSPRIASLVVSGNKVLLVNEIPGIRLESEELPSGVRARVKVEPGVRLEYPVHLCFGLLPKEGEQEIYSQFEIGEGAWVAFVTHCTFPNAVNVRHVMDAEVRVSKGALMHYRESHYHGEHGGTVVLPQAKVIVEEEGRYFSEFVLTSGRVGKLELNYVVDVGPKGVAELVAKAYGYGEDSIIIKETIRLNGERARGLTKARIAVRGKARSEVHGITEGNAPFTRGHLDCIEIVRDEAIANAIPIVLVRDPTAHVTHEAAIGTVDKKGLETLMARGLSEEEAVDIIIKGMLGG
- the gatA gene encoding Asp-tRNA(Asn)/Glu-tRNA(Gln) amidotransferase subunit GatA, whose translation is MDLHHLTIHQAHKLLKEGQVTSFELTEAVLRRIEGVENLVKAYITLTPEQALEQARLADEKIQRYRRAGEDFSPLLGVPISIKDIICTEGIRTTCGSRILENFVPPYDATVVVRLKEAGAVIVGKTNLDEFAMGSSTENSGFFPTRNPWDLERVPGGSSGGSAAAVAAGECFGSLGTDTGGSVRQPAAFCGVTGLKPSYGRVSRFGLIAYASSLDQIGPIVKDVTDAALMLSIIAGHDPKDSTSVDIPVPDYFKALIPEIKGVRVGVPKEYFIEGMEEGVERAIREAIECLEELGAEVVEISLPHTEYALPAYYLIAPAEASANLARYDGVKYGLHLPASDLWDEYRLTRGNGFGPEVKRRIMLGTYALSAGYYDAYYLKAQKVRTLIKKDFDEAFEKVDVIVAPTSPTVAFKLGEKVEDPLKMYLSDVFTIPVNLAGICAISIPCGFSGGLPVGFQIMGPAFGEEIILKVAYAYEQANSWHLRRPPL
- a CDS encoding ABC transporter ATP-binding protein, whose translation is MSFLKLHGVCKAFKTSNGEIQALRGVSFEVEKGEFIAIIGPSGCGKTTLLQIVAGLERPSEGEVLFKGRRVEGWSKERVIIFQEYTLFPWLTVKGNVEFGLRMAGIPPEERKRISCGLIQKVGLAGFENFYPHELSGGMQQRVALARALAVDPELLLMDEPFASVDAITRRQLQRELERIWMEYGKTVLFVTHSIREALTLADRIVVLTPRPGTVKATFTIDIPRPRERYLEELVRWEKGLLEILEDSSVSVAI
- a CDS encoding ABC transporter permease, whose product is MSAKICRRLLAPVVLLALWEILPRFKIIDPILLPPVSQVLLRGKELFVKGFIFAYVWESVWRVLLGFSIAFTVAIPAGILLGLMPSLEEYFDMLIHLLRPLAPPAWIPLAILWFGIGNAPAVFIIFIGTVFAMLVGTLSATKAVDKRLIKAGLTLGATPSQAIFHIVLPYLAPAILAQMRIGLGLAWMCVIAAEMVAVRGGIGFMMIEARNLFRTEDILLGMMIVGTLGLGLDVLLRLLERRILKWRKGLEAYEFFETARGL
- a CDS encoding ABC transporter ATP-binding protein, whose translation is MGEILRVEELWLEREGKEILRGVNLVVEEGTIHCLLGRNGSGKSTLAYTLIGSGGYNPSRGRILFKGQDITGFSITERARLGITLAWQEPARFEGLKVKDYIALGMREPSLPRIEEALKAVALPPAEYMDRFVDESLSGGERKRVELAAVYAMHPKLVILDEPDSGIDVLSLDDIARLIRRMAREGITVILITHRDEMVPVADVASLICGGEIIRTGDPKVVREHYARRCLPCELVEPVETSRDYERYL
- a CDS encoding amidohydrolase family protein, giving the protein MRIIDFHVHIFPPEVIKNREKFFRRDRWFEVLYSSPRARMITAEELIQVMDEDGIDAAVAFSFAWSDMGLCRCCNDYVLDVMKRYPGRIYGFVAVQPRAGNEAVREIERCIEGGMRGIGELMPNGQGYALDDEDIMTPIVAAAVAYDVPLMVHTSEPVGHNYRGKGTISPGIVYNFIQHHPELTLVCSHWGGGLPFYELMPKVRERLSRVYYDTAATPFLYDIQIFPIVGELLRYKILFGTDFPLVRPGPFVEQVKNSGLSQRGLERILGENAARLLKIFPGESSEPLDM
- a CDS encoding Hsp20/alpha crystallin family protein, which translates into the protein MAKDKDWMDGIYGWRVEFFEGAITPLPRARRVWKPPTDVYETDSHVVVKVEVAGMKPEDFEISFSSRTLTISGVRVDPAEKLTYQQMEILYGRFETQVYIPGPVEEDKIEAVYEDGFLKVLIPKAKAIKLKPHETIDLLPSK